In a single window of the Dreissena polymorpha isolate Duluth1 chromosome 3, UMN_Dpol_1.0, whole genome shotgun sequence genome:
- the LOC127875221 gene encoding putative nuclease HARBI1 produces MQVRENIVDLLTNGQLLERYRFDRNGLMFLEQLLGPRIQPATHRHNSLSAMEKILLTLRSLATGGIQLNDADIHNVSQSTVSKVINEVTQQLSSQRFVNRFIKFPTTIQELDVQVEHFHGIARFPRVVGLIDGTHVRIKAPSEDEAVYVNRKGFHSINVQIVIDAFDKITNIVARWPGSVHDSRILNNSGLRQMFADGHIPFRGRYHILGDSGYACSEWLLTPYLNPQPGSQSAYNRSLKITRAKVERGIGQLKRRWGVLHGEVRMKPERVCRIIISCAVLHNICKDLNIPIPDDYPVIQEDDQNDDNNNMNAGVAQNGLRYRDQIANTYF; encoded by the exons ATGCAAGTTAGAGAAAATATAGTTGATCTTCTTACAAATGGTCAACTATTAGAACGGTACAGATTTGATAGAAATGGGTTGATGTTTCTGGAACAATTACTTGGCCCAAGAATACAGCCAGCAACTCACCGACATAATAGTCTCTCTGCTATGGAAAAAATCCTTTTGACCTTAAGATCCTTGGCCACTGGTGGCATACAATTGAATGATGCCGACATACACAATGTTTCACAGTCCACCGTTTCTAAAGTAATTAACGAGGTTACACAACAACTTTCATCTCAACGGTTTGTAAACAGATTTATTAAATTTCCAACCACCATTCAAGAGCTAGATGTTCAGGTAGAACATTTTCATGGAATTGCCCGATTTCCAAGAGTGGTAGGATTAATTGATGGAACTCATGTTCGAATAAAGGCGCCATCAGAAGATGAAGCAGTGTATGTGAATCGAAAAGGTTTTCACAGTATAAATGTTCAAATTGTCATTGAtgcttttgacaaaataacaaatattgttgCACGTTGGCCTGGAAGTGTGCATGACAGTAGAATTCTTAATAACAGTGGTCTACGCCAGATGTTTGCGGACGGGCATATTCCCTTTAGAGGCAGATATCACATTCTGGGCGACAGTGGATATGCATGTTCAGAATGGCTGCTTACACCATATCTGAATCCACAGCCAGGTAGTCAGAGTGCCTACAACAG ATCATTGAAGATTACACGGGCAAAAGTAGAAAGAGGAATCGGACAACTGAAAAGAAGGTGGGGTGTGTTACATGGTGAAGTTAGAATGAAACCAGAAAGAGTCTGCAG gaTTATCATCTCCTGTGCAGTGTTGCATAACATCTGCAAAGACCTGAACATTCCGATACCTGATGATTATCCAGTAATACAGGAAGATGATCAGAACGATGATAACAACAATATGAATGCAGGAGTTGCACAAAATGGACTGCGTTACCGGGATCAAATTGCTAATACATACTTTTAG